From one Flavobacteriales bacterium genomic stretch:
- a CDS encoding sodium:calcium antiporter: MTELLVTLLGLMVLAAGAEAMVRGAVDLALRARISPLVIGLTVVSMGTSAPELLVSLTAALHGAPAIAIGNVVGSNIANISLILGLAILIFPIEVDRDARRIHWPVMMAMSLLFWHLLSDDLISRWEGLVLMTALVAYVGWMVWSSRRSSLVRAEEPPRMARWKALLLLVAGVAALAKGSDWFVQGGVGLARLAGVSELLIGVTVIAFGTSVPELVTSLVAAFRKQPDISLGNLVGSNVFNLLGIVGISATVQPIAASHESFRIDLIAMLLTAIILYPLMRFGPRMGRWQGAILVAAYTAYLVFVLRRG, translated from the coding sequence ATGACCGAGCTCTTGGTCACGCTGCTGGGTCTCATGGTGCTGGCGGCCGGTGCGGAAGCCATGGTGCGCGGCGCGGTGGACCTCGCTTTGCGCGCCCGCATCTCGCCGTTGGTCATCGGGCTCACGGTGGTAAGCATGGGAACCTCGGCGCCCGAGCTGCTGGTGAGCCTTACGGCCGCCTTGCATGGCGCGCCGGCCATCGCCATCGGCAATGTGGTGGGCAGCAACATCGCCAACATCAGCCTGATCCTGGGCCTGGCCATCCTGATCTTCCCCATTGAAGTGGACCGCGATGCCCGGCGGATACACTGGCCCGTGATGATGGCGATGAGCCTGTTGTTCTGGCATCTCCTCAGCGATGATCTGATCTCACGCTGGGAGGGCCTTGTGCTCATGACCGCACTGGTGGCATACGTGGGTTGGATGGTGTGGTCCTCCCGGCGCTCGTCGCTCGTTCGTGCCGAAGAACCCCCGAGGATGGCCAGGTGGAAGGCCTTGCTCCTGCTGGTGGCTGGTGTCGCGGCCTTGGCGAAGGGATCCGACTGGTTCGTGCAGGGCGGCGTGGGTCTGGCGCGGCTCGCAGGTGTCAGCGAGTTGCTCATCGGGGTCACGGTGATCGCCTTCGGGACCTCCGTGCCCGAATTGGTCACCAGTTTGGTGGCCGCATTCCGCAAGCAGCCCGATATCTCCTTGGGCAATCTCGTGGGCAGCAATGTCTTCAACCTGCTTGGTATCGTGGGCATTAGCGCAACCGTGCAGCCGATTGCCGCAAGCCATGAGAGCTTCCGTATCGATTTGATCGCGATGCTTCTCACCGCAATCATCCTGTACCCGCTGATGCGTTTCGGCCCTCGAATGGGCCGCTGGCAAGGCGCAATCCTGGTGGCGGCCTACACGGCTTATCTCGTGTTCGTGCTCAGGCGCGGCTGA
- the mdh gene encoding malate dehydrogenase — MKVTVVGAGNVGATCADAVARWELANEVVLLDIKEGFAEGKSLDIWQTAPINLFDSRVVGSTNDYTKTAGSDVVVITSGLPRKPGMSRDDLIATNAAIVKSVTENVVKHSPGAVIIVVSNPLDVMTYCAYVNSKLPSTKVFGMAGILDTARYRAFLATELNVSPKDIQAVLMGGHGDTMVPLPRYTTVGGIPVTELIAKDKLDAIVERTKKGGGEIVNLLGTSAWYAPGTAAAQMVEAIVRDQKRVFPCCVWLQGEYGLKDIYMGAPVILGRNGVERIIELKLNQEEMELCQASAKAVKEVMDVLDRMSSVTA; from the coding sequence ATGAAAGTCACTGTTGTTGGAGCTGGCAATGTGGGCGCCACTTGCGCCGATGCCGTAGCACGCTGGGAGCTCGCCAATGAGGTGGTGCTGCTCGATATCAAGGAAGGTTTCGCCGAAGGGAAGTCCTTGGATATCTGGCAGACCGCACCGATCAATCTGTTTGACTCGCGGGTGGTGGGCAGCACGAACGATTACACCAAGACCGCAGGGAGCGATGTGGTGGTGATTACCAGTGGCTTGCCCCGCAAGCCGGGTATGAGCCGGGACGACCTCATCGCGACCAATGCTGCCATCGTGAAGAGCGTGACCGAGAACGTGGTGAAGCATTCGCCAGGCGCCGTAATTATCGTGGTGAGCAACCCGCTCGACGTGATGACCTATTGCGCCTATGTGAACAGCAAGCTGCCAAGCACCAAGGTCTTCGGGATGGCAGGCATCCTCGATACGGCTCGCTACCGGGCCTTTCTCGCTACGGAGCTCAATGTGAGTCCCAAGGATATCCAGGCGGTGCTCATGGGCGGGCACGGTGATACCATGGTGCCCCTTCCTCGCTACACCACCGTCGGTGGAATCCCGGTCACCGAGCTCATCGCCAAGGACAAGCTCGATGCGATCGTTGAGCGCACCAAGAAGGGCGGCGGTGAGATCGTGAACCTGTTGGGCACTTCCGCCTGGTACGCTCCCGGCACCGCCGCGGCGCAGATGGTTGAGGCCATCGTACGCGACCAGAAGCGCGTATTCCCATGCTGCGTGTGGCTGCAGGGCGAATACGGCCTCAAGGATATCTACATGGGCGCTCCCGTGATCCTGGGCCGCAATGGCGTGGAGCGCATCATCGAACTGAAGCTGAACCAGGAGGAGATGGAGCTCTGCCAGGCCTCGGCGAAAGCCGTGAAGGAGGTGATGGACGTGCTGGACAGGATGAGTAGCGTAACGGCCTGA
- a CDS encoding twin-arginine translocase TatA/TatE family subunit — protein sequence MPVPLLFDISGGEFLVVILFVLLFFGAKGIPDIARGMGRFMRQVRDASNEVQREINRGANDVRRAALEHQRQFNRAVEEPSEQPAPGAHPGDAKPTDPA from the coding sequence ATGCCGGTGCCTCTACTCTTTGATATCAGCGGCGGTGAATTCCTGGTCGTGATCCTTTTCGTGCTGCTGTTCTTCGGCGCCAAGGGCATCCCAGACATCGCACGCGGCATGGGCCGGTTCATGCGGCAAGTGCGCGATGCCAGCAATGAGGTGCAGCGTGAGATAAATCGGGGCGCGAACGATGTGCGGCGAGCCGCGCTTGAGCACCAGCGCCAGTTCAACAGGGCAGTGGAAGAGCCGTCCGAGCAGCCCGCACCCGGTGCTCATCCAGGCGACGCGAAGCCAACGGATCCCGCATGA
- a CDS encoding T9SS type A sorting domain-containing protein has translation MSVPRILPSFILLACTAVGASAQWDLHFDPAIPVTKQGALLDLAWTGGINYAQISEIDLNGDGLRDLLIFDHSYSFPSGHKAVMLLRTSAMEGTAHYRPLRDYDHVPPLDRLHDWALARDYNCDGKADICSYTQAGFGVWKNTGDNNGLAFEPVKSLVYSAYVSPNGAQTDANLFISQVDLPGIEDIDGDGDLDVITFSLLGTYVEYHKNLSMEAYGTCDSLKFEQRNKCWGYFAENFNNNSVTLNVPCQFNVPNPELRPEGTTPADDESDDRAHAGSTITPIDLDGDGDKDLLLGDISFTNLVALSNGGTVLNANMTGQDTLFPSYDVSVDMPIFPSAFYVDVDRDGRRDLLVTPNAGSLSHDFRSVWYYRNVGTDAAPVLDFQQQDLFQDRMIELGLGAIPVAFDEDGDGRMDLIVSNHGYYETGGSYVGKVALLRNTGSATSPSFELVTDDWLGLSASGIGLSMHPAFGDVDGDGDLDLYIGDLQGRLHFYRNTATGPQSQFVLQQVNVTDAGGTMIDVGQFAAPIFHDLDEDGLLDLIIGERNGNLNHYRNTGSAANPAWTLVSEALGGVSTVEWINVTGHSAPHFLTNDQGERELLLGSESGAIYHYGNIDGNVDGAWTLLDTAWRGIDDGARTVLCLHDFTGDGQLDLVVGNYRGGLSFWRSDQLSTVAGTVSMAGAFSLFPNPATDHAVIVAEAVPQGTSWVLYDAVGQELQRGTINTERFTIALNGLAEGLYMVRLGNGPYSAAQRLIIQR, from the coding sequence ATGAGCGTTCCGCGCATACTGCCTTCTTTCATCCTCCTCGCCTGCACTGCCGTTGGCGCCAGCGCCCAATGGGACCTGCATTTCGATCCGGCTATTCCTGTCACGAAGCAGGGCGCCCTGCTCGATCTGGCCTGGACGGGCGGGATCAACTACGCGCAGATCAGTGAAATCGACCTGAACGGCGATGGCTTGAGGGACCTCTTGATCTTCGATCACTCGTATTCCTTCCCCAGCGGACACAAGGCTGTGATGCTGTTGCGCACGAGCGCGATGGAGGGCACCGCGCACTATCGCCCCTTGCGCGACTACGACCATGTGCCGCCCCTTGACCGTTTACACGACTGGGCCCTCGCCCGCGACTACAACTGCGATGGCAAGGCCGATATCTGTTCGTACACGCAGGCCGGCTTCGGTGTGTGGAAGAACACCGGCGATAACAACGGGCTGGCCTTTGAGCCCGTGAAGAGCCTGGTTTACTCCGCCTATGTATCGCCCAACGGCGCGCAGACCGATGCCAACCTCTTCATCTCCCAGGTCGATCTGCCCGGCATCGAGGACATCGACGGCGACGGCGACCTCGACGTGATCACCTTCAGCCTGCTGGGCACCTATGTGGAGTACCACAAGAACCTGAGCATGGAGGCATACGGCACCTGCGACAGCCTGAAGTTCGAGCAGCGCAACAAGTGCTGGGGATACTTTGCCGAGAACTTCAACAACAACTCCGTCACGCTGAACGTGCCCTGTCAGTTCAATGTGCCCAATCCCGAGCTGCGGCCTGAAGGCACCACGCCAGCCGATGACGAAAGCGACGACCGCGCCCATGCGGGGAGCACCATCACGCCCATCGACCTCGATGGCGATGGCGACAAGGACCTCTTGCTTGGTGACATCTCCTTCACCAACCTGGTGGCCTTATCCAATGGCGGCACCGTGCTGAACGCCAACATGACCGGCCAGGACACGCTCTTCCCCAGTTATGACGTGAGCGTGGACATGCCCATTTTCCCGTCGGCTTTCTATGTGGATGTGGACCGCGATGGCCGTCGCGACTTGCTGGTGACCCCTAATGCCGGCTCGCTCTCACACGACTTCCGTAGCGTTTGGTACTACCGCAACGTCGGCACCGATGCCGCACCGGTCCTCGACTTCCAGCAACAGGACCTGTTCCAGGATCGCATGATTGAGCTGGGACTGGGCGCCATCCCGGTTGCCTTCGATGAGGATGGCGACGGCCGGATGGATCTGATCGTGAGCAATCACGGCTATTACGAGACGGGCGGCAGCTACGTGGGCAAGGTGGCCCTGCTGCGCAACACCGGCAGCGCCACCAGCCCGTCCTTTGAGCTGGTCACGGACGATTGGCTCGGGCTCTCCGCGAGCGGCATCGGGCTCAGCATGCACCCCGCTTTCGGCGATGTGGATGGCGACGGCGACCTCGACCTGTACATCGGTGACCTGCAAGGGCGGCTGCACTTCTATCGCAACACCGCCACAGGCCCGCAATCGCAATTCGTGCTGCAACAGGTGAATGTGACCGACGCGGGGGGCACCATGATCGACGTCGGCCAATTCGCGGCGCCGATCTTCCACGACCTTGATGAAGACGGCCTGCTCGACCTGATCATCGGGGAGCGCAACGGGAACCTGAACCATTACCGCAATACGGGCTCCGCCGCCAATCCTGCGTGGACCCTGGTCTCCGAGGCCCTTGGAGGCGTGAGCACCGTTGAGTGGATCAACGTCACCGGGCACTCGGCGCCACACTTCCTGACCAATGACCAAGGTGAGCGCGAATTGCTGCTTGGATCGGAAAGCGGCGCCATTTACCACTATGGGAACATCGATGGGAACGTCGATGGCGCCTGGACGCTGTTGGATACGGCCTGGCGCGGGATCGACGATGGCGCCCGAACGGTGCTCTGCCTGCACGATTTCACAGGCGATGGCCAGTTGGACCTGGTCGTGGGTAATTACCGCGGCGGCCTCAGCTTCTGGCGCAGCGATCAGCTGAGCACCGTGGCCGGCACGGTGAGCATGGCGGGTGCCTTCAGCCTCTTCCCCAATCCGGCAACCGATCACGCGGTGATCGTGGCCGAAGCCGTGCCCCAGGGGACATCATGGGTGCTGTACGATGCAGTGGGACAAGAACTCCAACGCGGGACAATCAACACCGAGCGATTCACCATCGCATTGAACGGCCTAGCCGAGGGTCTGTACATGGTCAGGCTCGGGAACGGGCCCTATTCCGCGGCGCAACGGCTGATCATCCAACGGTGA
- a CDS encoding glutamine synthetase III, with the protein MPTPQIRIKALEDVLNRAPRFVDPPSQKISDYFGAHVFGEDAMRMFLTEEAWYAVRQATQHGARIDRKLADQVASGMKEWASSKGATHYTHWFQPLTGLSAEKHDAFFEPIGGGRSIERFDGSMLVQQEPDASSFPSGGIRNTFEARGYSAWDPSSPAFVIGRTLCIPTIFISYTGEALDYKMPLLRAIRAVDEAATAVAQYFDKDVTKVTCTLGWEQEYFLIDKALFFARPDIMMTGRALFGHIPAKGQQLEDHYFGSIPDRARAFMREFETEALMLGIPVKTRHNEVAPNQFECAPVFEELNLAVDHNVLLMDVMEKVAQRHDFRVLLHEKPYAGVNGSGKHNNWSLATNTGVNLLKPAKTPKENIRFLTFFVNTIAAIHANADVLRASIASAGNDHRLGANEAPPAIISTFIGDYLGGLLDGLEKNLKGAMTPDRKTELKLDIGRIPPVMLDNTDRNRTSPFAFTGNKFEFRAVGSSANCAGPMTVLNTIVAAQLRAFKREVDALSDKGTKKDEAILRVIRDLIVRSKAIRFEGNGYGDEWVKEAEKRGLSNIKDTPRALDVWSRKETVQLFDELGVLSPVETEARHEIELHSYTLKIQIESRVVGDLAQNHIVPVAIAYQNRLIENVRGLREVLGADKAKKATATQIRLIEEMSEHVSAVVSLVDEMIEARKKANAIEEPRAKAVAYCDHVRPYLERIRYHADKLELLVDDELWPLPKMRELLFTR; encoded by the coding sequence ATGCCTACCCCCCAAATCCGCATCAAGGCCCTCGAAGACGTGCTCAACCGCGCTCCCCGCTTCGTGGATCCCCCATCACAGAAGATCAGCGACTACTTCGGCGCACATGTGTTCGGTGAGGATGCCATGCGCATGTTCCTCACCGAAGAAGCCTGGTACGCAGTGCGCCAAGCCACGCAGCACGGTGCGCGGATCGACCGCAAGCTGGCCGATCAGGTGGCGAGCGGCATGAAGGAATGGGCCTCCAGCAAGGGAGCCACGCACTATACGCACTGGTTCCAGCCGCTAACGGGCCTGAGCGCTGAGAAGCACGATGCGTTCTTCGAGCCCATTGGGGGCGGGCGCAGCATCGAGCGCTTCGATGGCAGCATGCTGGTGCAGCAGGAGCCTGATGCCAGCAGCTTCCCCAGTGGCGGCATACGCAACACATTCGAAGCCCGTGGCTACAGCGCTTGGGACCCCAGCAGCCCGGCCTTCGTGATCGGCCGTACGCTCTGCATCCCGACCATTTTCATCAGTTACACCGGCGAGGCCCTCGACTACAAGATGCCCCTGCTGCGCGCCATCCGCGCTGTGGATGAAGCCGCTACCGCCGTGGCCCAGTACTTCGACAAGGACGTGACCAAGGTGACCTGCACCTTGGGCTGGGAGCAGGAGTACTTCCTGATCGACAAGGCGCTCTTCTTCGCACGGCCAGACATCATGATGACCGGCCGCGCCCTTTTCGGCCACATCCCCGCCAAGGGCCAGCAGTTGGAGGACCACTACTTCGGAAGCATCCCCGACCGCGCCCGTGCGTTCATGCGCGAATTCGAGACCGAGGCCCTCATGCTTGGCATCCCGGTGAAGACACGCCACAACGAAGTGGCCCCCAACCAATTCGAGTGCGCCCCGGTGTTCGAGGAGCTCAACCTGGCCGTTGACCACAATGTGCTGCTGATGGACGTGATGGAGAAGGTGGCCCAGCGCCACGACTTCCGCGTGCTGCTGCACGAAAAGCCCTACGCCGGGGTGAACGGCAGCGGCAAGCATAACAATTGGAGCTTGGCCACCAACACAGGGGTGAACCTGCTGAAGCCCGCCAAGACCCCGAAGGAGAACATCCGCTTCCTGACCTTCTTCGTCAACACCATCGCGGCCATTCATGCCAATGCCGATGTGCTGCGCGCCAGTATCGCAAGCGCCGGCAACGATCACCGTTTGGGCGCGAACGAGGCACCACCGGCCATCATCAGCACCTTCATCGGTGACTACCTCGGCGGCCTTCTCGATGGCCTGGAGAAGAACCTGAAAGGGGCCATGACCCCGGACCGCAAGACGGAGCTCAAGCTCGACATCGGACGCATCCCGCCGGTGATGCTCGATAACACCGACCGCAACCGCACCAGCCCTTTCGCCTTCACCGGCAACAAATTCGAGTTCCGCGCCGTGGGCAGCAGCGCCAATTGCGCAGGCCCGATGACGGTGCTCAACACCATCGTGGCCGCTCAGCTGCGCGCCTTCAAGAGGGAAGTGGATGCCCTGTCCGATAAGGGCACCAAGAAGGACGAGGCCATCCTGCGCGTGATCCGCGACCTGATCGTGCGCAGCAAGGCCATCCGATTCGAAGGGAATGGCTACGGCGACGAATGGGTGAAAGAGGCAGAGAAGCGCGGCTTGAGCAACATCAAGGATACCCCCCGCGCGCTGGATGTGTGGAGCCGCAAGGAGACCGTGCAGCTCTTCGATGAGCTGGGCGTGCTGAGCCCGGTGGAGACCGAGGCCCGGCATGAGATCGAGCTCCACAGCTACACGCTGAAGATCCAAATCGAAAGCCGCGTGGTGGGCGATCTGGCCCAGAACCACATCGTGCCCGTGGCTATCGCCTACCAGAACCGCTTGATTGAGAACGTGCGCGGCTTGCGCGAGGTGCTGGGAGCCGATAAGGCAAAGAAGGCCACGGCCACCCAAATCAGGCTTATTGAGGAAATGAGCGAGCACGTGAGCGCGGTGGTCTCGCTGGTGGATGAGATGATCGAGGCCCGCAAGAAGGCCAACGCCATCGAAGAGCCGCGTGCAAAGGCCGTCGCCTATTGCGACCACGTGAGGCCCTACCTCGAGCGCATCCGCTACCACGCCGACAAGCTCGAATTGCTCGTAGATGACGAGTTGTGGCCGCTGCCCAAGATGCGCGAGTTGCTCTTCACGCGCTGA
- the secD gene encoding protein translocase subunit SecD — protein MQNRGALWVFTVLLALACAYQLSFSYFTSGLEREARADAGARADSVLSVPGNAGKDSSAVALEYENAYLREHAEDKVYPLLGYSYRECKEKEINLGLDLRGGMAVTLEVSVPELIENLSEESTDPAFKQAMASARQRQLNDNRDFVTLFEEEWSKVQDRPSLAAIFYSPDRQGMFDREGDDASYISALRREAETALSNTERILRTRIDKFGVSQPSIQKQAFSGRIAIELPGVKDKERVRRVLQSTANLEFWEMHANTDIGPLLFSGSADEALSKALYPELAAADSAEADSTTISADSTASPADSSIASDTTVDSLAADSASQDSLLADDEIAEEDTLTAAETRKRAPLSSLLGPSLDSRRQFALGPVVGRALLKDTAELNRLLAMPAVVNALPRDARLAWGAKQQEGTAGPLLELYAIKVPFDGKPKLDGSVITNAFQDFDFKGEVQVIMNMDTEGAQIWKVMTGENVGKYIGIVLDGLVYSAPEVRGEIPGGTSTISMGQGDLNAQIQEASDLANILKAGALPAPARIIDETVVGPSLGQENVNTGLMSFGIALLLVLLYMVLYYARAGWVADLALLVNLFVLIGALASLQAALTLPGIAGIVLTMGMAVDANVLIYERIREELRHGKMLKSAVDLGFKGALSAIIDSNVTTLIIAVILLIFGSGPVQGFAVTLGLGILTSLFTSLLLSRMIITYRLEKGKPFSVWNNWSKSIFVNANYDFMGKRKVFYAVSGLLIAASIGSMVVNGFNWGVDFSGGRTYVVKFKNDVNVESLRASLDGTLVMEGEAKSSTNVKTYGSDRQLKITTKFLIEQADTVADRLVEERLRAGIDAVVGFEAASTAEPAPTDNPVTGAIAEDGSTAGIDTLNGMDATVSAADPAPADNLGGTAPVAANKNGRYEITESRKVDPTISDDIQKGAVTSLLIALALIFVYIAIRFRNWQFGLGGLVSLAHDAIIVLGIYSLFYKIMPFSMEIDEAFIAAILTVIGYSINDTVVVYDRVREYLRDHKREPYVVVINKAINSTLGRTMNTSLTTLLVLAVIFVFGGTAIKGFVFALLVGIGVGTYSSVFVATATVTDLLKGKDPAREA, from the coding sequence ATGCAGAATAGAGGCGCGCTCTGGGTCTTCACGGTCCTGTTGGCGCTCGCTTGCGCTTACCAGCTCTCCTTCTCCTATTTCACCTCCGGGCTCGAGCGCGAGGCCAGGGCCGATGCAGGGGCCAGAGCCGATTCGGTGCTCTCGGTGCCCGGCAATGCGGGCAAGGACAGCAGCGCGGTGGCGCTGGAATATGAGAACGCCTACTTGCGCGAGCACGCGGAGGACAAGGTGTATCCGTTGCTGGGCTACTCCTACCGCGAATGCAAGGAGAAGGAGATCAACCTGGGCCTCGACCTGCGCGGCGGCATGGCCGTAACGCTGGAAGTGAGCGTGCCGGAGCTCATCGAGAACCTTAGCGAAGAGAGCACCGACCCGGCCTTCAAGCAGGCCATGGCCAGCGCGCGCCAACGGCAGCTTAATGACAACCGCGACTTCGTGACCCTCTTCGAGGAGGAATGGAGCAAGGTCCAGGATCGCCCATCGCTCGCGGCCATCTTCTACAGCCCGGACCGCCAGGGCATGTTCGATCGCGAAGGCGACGATGCCTCGTACATCAGCGCCCTGCGCCGCGAGGCGGAGACCGCCCTGAGCAACACCGAGAGGATCCTGCGCACCCGCATCGACAAATTCGGTGTGAGCCAGCCCAGCATCCAGAAGCAGGCCTTCAGTGGCCGCATCGCCATCGAGCTGCCCGGGGTTAAGGACAAGGAGCGCGTGCGCCGCGTGCTGCAGAGCACCGCCAATCTCGAGTTCTGGGAGATGCACGCCAATACCGACATCGGCCCGCTGCTCTTCAGCGGCAGCGCCGATGAGGCGCTCAGCAAGGCCCTGTACCCGGAGCTCGCTGCTGCGGATAGCGCCGAAGCGGATTCCACGACCATCAGCGCCGACAGCACGGCCTCCCCTGCGGATAGCTCAATAGCCAGCGATACCACTGTGGATTCGCTTGCCGCCGATTCAGCAAGCCAAGACAGCCTGTTGGCCGACGATGAGATCGCGGAAGAGGACACGCTCACCGCCGCTGAGACCCGCAAGCGCGCACCCCTCAGCAGCCTCTTAGGCCCCAGCCTTGACAGCCGCCGGCAGTTCGCCCTGGGCCCGGTAGTGGGCCGCGCCTTGCTCAAGGACACCGCGGAGCTGAACCGCTTGCTGGCCATGCCCGCCGTGGTGAATGCGCTGCCCCGCGATGCGCGTCTGGCCTGGGGCGCCAAGCAGCAGGAAGGCACTGCTGGTCCCTTGCTCGAGCTCTATGCGATCAAGGTGCCATTTGACGGCAAGCCGAAGCTCGATGGCAGCGTGATCACCAACGCATTCCAGGATTTCGATTTCAAGGGCGAGGTGCAGGTAATCATGAATATGGATACCGAAGGCGCGCAGATCTGGAAGGTGATGACCGGCGAGAACGTCGGCAAGTACATCGGCATCGTGCTCGACGGCCTCGTTTACAGCGCCCCCGAGGTGCGCGGCGAGATCCCCGGCGGAACCAGCACCATCTCCATGGGGCAGGGCGATCTGAATGCCCAGATCCAGGAGGCCAGTGACCTGGCCAACATCCTCAAGGCTGGAGCCCTGCCGGCGCCTGCTCGGATCATCGATGAGACCGTGGTGGGCCCCTCGCTCGGCCAGGAGAACGTGAATACCGGCCTGATGAGCTTTGGCATTGCCTTGCTGCTCGTGCTCCTTTACATGGTGCTCTATTATGCACGCGCCGGCTGGGTGGCCGACCTGGCCCTGCTCGTGAACCTCTTCGTGCTCATCGGGGCATTGGCCTCATTGCAGGCCGCATTGACCCTGCCCGGCATCGCGGGCATCGTGCTCACCATGGGCATGGCTGTTGATGCCAACGTGCTCATCTACGAGCGCATCCGTGAGGAACTGCGCCATGGCAAGATGCTCAAGAGCGCCGTGGACCTCGGCTTCAAGGGAGCGCTCTCGGCGATCATCGACTCGAACGTCACCACGCTGATCATCGCCGTTATCCTGCTGATCTTCGGAAGCGGTCCCGTGCAGGGCTTCGCGGTCACGCTGGGCTTGGGCATCCTCACATCGCTCTTCACTTCGCTGTTGCTCTCGCGAATGATCATCACCTACCGGCTGGAGAAGGGCAAGCCCTTCTCGGTCTGGAATAATTGGAGCAAGAGCATCTTCGTGAACGCCAATTATGACTTCATGGGCAAGCGCAAGGTGTTCTATGCGGTGAGCGGCCTGCTCATCGCGGCGAGCATCGGGTCCATGGTGGTGAACGGCTTCAATTGGGGCGTTGACTTCAGCGGCGGCCGCACCTACGTGGTGAAGTTCAAGAATGATGTGAATGTGGAATCGCTGCGTGCCTCGCTCGACGGGACCTTGGTCATGGAAGGCGAAGCGAAGAGCAGCACCAACGTGAAGACCTACGGCAGCGACCGCCAGCTCAAGATCACCACCAAGTTCCTGATTGAGCAGGCCGATACCGTAGCGGACCGATTGGTGGAGGAGCGCTTGCGGGCGGGCATCGATGCCGTGGTGGGCTTCGAGGCCGCCTCCACTGCTGAGCCTGCTCCTACTGACAACCCCGTGACCGGGGCTATTGCTGAGGACGGTTCGACCGCTGGCATCGACACGCTGAATGGAATGGATGCCACCGTCTCTGCCGCTGATCCTGCACCGGCTGACAACCTTGGAGGCACCGCTCCTGTGGCAGCAAACAAGAACGGCCGGTACGAGATCACCGAGAGCCGCAAGGTTGACCCCACCATCAGCGACGACATCCAGAAGGGGGCTGTCACCTCATTGCTCATCGCCTTGGCGCTGATCTTCGTGTACATCGCCATCCGCTTCAGGAACTGGCAGTTCGGCTTGGGCGGACTGGTCTCGCTGGCGCACGATGCCATCATCGTGTTGGGCATCTATTCCTTGTTCTACAAGATCATGCCCTTCAGCATGGAGATTGACGAGGCCTTCATCGCCGCGATCCTCACGGTGATCGGCTACTCGATCAACGACACCGTGGTGGTGTACGACCGCGTGCGCGAATACCTGCGCGATCACAAGCGGGAGCCCTATGTGGTGGTGATCAACAAAGCGATCAACTCCACCCTGGGCCGTACCATGAACACCTCGCTCACCACCTTGCTCGTGCTGGCCGTGATCTTCGTCTTCGGCGGCACCGCGATCAAGGGATTCGTGTTCGCGCTGCTCGTGGGCATTGGCGTGGGCACCTACAGTTCGGTGTTCGTGGCCACCGCGACGGTTACCGATCTGCTCAAGGGCAAGGACCCGGCGCGCGAGGCTTGA
- a CDS encoding RNA polymerase sigma factor — MNTESQQAAHAELVEGCMASDRRAQQRVYELFYGKMMAVCMRYTKNTDQAKDILQDGFIKVFRNMESFNRAGSFEGWIRRIIVNTAIDHFRRSKHSYLLLGEERSIEDFKDQDEEDTLADDAGDDLPDLKPADVINAMQKLTPAYRTVFNLYVFEEMTHKEIADALGINVGTSKSNLAKAKNNLKKLLRQENKIN; from the coding sequence GTGAACACCGAAAGCCAGCAGGCGGCCCATGCCGAACTGGTTGAGGGCTGCATGGCCAGTGACCGGCGCGCCCAACAGCGGGTCTATGAGCTCTTCTATGGGAAGATGATGGCGGTTTGCATGCGCTACACCAAGAACACCGATCAGGCCAAGGACATCCTCCAAGACGGGTTCATCAAGGTGTTCCGCAACATGGAATCCTTCAACCGGGCCGGGTCGTTCGAGGGCTGGATCCGGCGCATCATCGTGAACACGGCCATCGACCACTTCCGACGCAGCAAGCACAGTTACCTGTTGCTCGGCGAGGAGCGAAGCATCGAGGATTTCAAGGACCAGGACGAGGAAGATACGCTGGCGGATGATGCTGGGGACGACCTCCCGGACCTCAAACCGGCTGATGTGATCAACGCCATGCAGAAACTGACCCCGGCCTACCGGACGGTATTCAACCTCTATGTGTTCGAGGAAATGACCCACAAGGAGATCGCCGATGCCCTGGGGATCAACGTGGGCACCAGCAAGAGCAACCTGGCCAAAGCGAAGAACAACCTGAAGAAACTGCTGCGGCAGGAGAACAAGATCAACTGA